CCCACACCAGTAGATGTCTCACTGCTTGCAGTCAGTCAGATTATTCCCCTTATTCCAACAGAAATGTTTTATGTGCCTGGATGCAACAGAATTGAAGGCGTGGAATAATGCTGTCATTGTGCTTGACATACAATCCTGTGTGGTGTTTCCTGCTTTCTCTCATCATAAGAAATCTGTGGGAAaggttctttaaaaataaaattaataaagttCTTAATATATTTTGTGGTATTTTGACTTCCAGCCAGACGCTAACGTTTATCAACGTTGGTGATGATGAAAGGGTGATGAAAATTCCCTTGGTTCTCCCTGTTGTGTTCACACTTTTAAACCAAAAACTCCAGTGAGTTCTGTGGCTGGTTAACTTTCTTTGGAAATGTTTCTGGTGCTCCTCTAAGCTTCCTACCCTGTTTGAGTTGACAGATGTTTGTTTTCTAGCAGCTTGAAAATGAGACACTTTAAAAGTTGAGACTTGTTTTCAGTCTCTttatgattttcttttcttttttggcctATGTGGTAAATTGAATAAATGGATACACCAAATCTTCTTTTGTTGTTGACCGTGACACATTGCTGCAACTTCCAAATTATCCTAACTGGGATAGAGATGATTGTGAGACAAGAAGGGTTTGCAATAAAATATTGCACTCTATGTCTTTTCCTAGGAGTGAGTTTCACTGAATTTTGGATGggttactttaattttttttgcgTCACACTTAGGTTACAGGGGCTGGGTGGGCATTTTCACCCTGGGTGAGGAAATTCACCCAATTTTACAATGGAACTGTCTCTATTCCCAGCCCACTACTTTCCCCCTTTTATCCCTTATTTTTCTCTTTATCGATTTTCAATCTTGTCAAATCTTGAAAGTTTTTCCCCCCAATCTAGCTGTTTTTAAAAGCTTGCCCAATCTGtattttttctgtctttttcttaCTGAAATATTAGCAGGTtcattccttctctccccctgaCCCATTTCCAATTGTGTCAGCATTTGTCAGGCAGGAAGAGGAAGTTGCAGTGGACAGTGATGCCTTTCTAGGAATCCAGAATCTTAACCCATAGTTTCCCCAAAAAAGCAAGTGGAGTATACACAGTAATAGAAGAGAGTGACTCCTGTTAGCTTTAAACAGTTATTAGaacttttattcttttggggtgtgtgtgtaagtttTGAAACTGTTCCCATTTGCTGAGTCAATACCCAGAAACCTTTCTTCATGTGCTCGCAATCCAGCCAGCACACAAGCACCAATGCAGAAAAAGAGGGATAGATCCCATTCTAACAACCTGATGGGCTATTTATCTGACTAACTTGCATGCCTTTTGAAAATTTTCCCCCCACTATCCATATGGAGGAGGAATGCTGATTTTTAAAAGCCTGTCCCTTGGAATTCGGAGAGACCAGTTCCCTTACAACAGTGAttgtcaacttttttcatctcatggcacattgaggaggcgctaaaattgtcaatgcacaccatcagttttttgacggTTGCCAAGGTGCACCTCAGTCATGCACTGCTGGCTGGGGACTCCCATccccccaattgccctattaagatatgaccctcccccagactcccatggcacacctgcagaccattcatagcacacccatatgccatagcacagtggttgaaaatcactgctgtataaGGAAATCACATGTTACATAGCTTGGGTTGCTGCCTTCTTAACAGGGTTCTAGTGGGTTTTAAGGGCTCAGCGAGAAACTGAAATTCAGCTGCTTAAATCTTTTCCTGGCATGACATACAGTGAAGGTGATAAATGTCACCTGCAGATTAGTTGCCTGTTGTACTATGAAGCAGGAGGGACTCCTTGTGCAACATCTTGAGCAAGGTCTTTGTGAGTATGATGCATGGGCAGTACTGAAGCCTGTGCAATGTACGCAGGTCCAGAAGACTTCCTTCTTGGTTAAATAGATGTATATAACGCTGTTTATTTAGGTTCATGTTAGTACAGGTTCCTGTAACAATCTTTGTTGCATGGAAAGAGAAGTTTAGCTTGTGGGTGGATTctctgctggggctttacctgtgATTAGCAAATGTGCCCGTTGAACAGGACAAAAACAGCATAGACTTCCTGGTGCCAGGAGCACAGTAGCTGGCAGGAGGCCAGTTGTTTGAAGAGAATCCAGCTGACTTTAGCTTGGAGGCTGACAGCCAGGTTGATAATGTCACCTGATAGTGCTTGCCTTCTAGTGTAGGAACTGCCCTGAGGCCATAACCCTCTGGGGATCCCCTCCTGTGATTGCTTGAGTAGCTCAAGCATGCCCAACTGTTGGCCTCTTAATGGGCCCATTGGCCGGAATTGGACCAGACTAATCAAAAGGACCTGCCTCTCAGATGCGGTGTAACAGACAAGCAGGGCGTGCATGTGGGCCagagtggactgtaccacttcagagcgCTGGTTGGGGATGTATGTTCATGCATGCAACTAGGAAGGCTCTAGTGGAGCTGGCTTCAGCTTTGGGTGTGCTCCCCTTTTGCTTTGGGAAAACAGGTGTGTGCGCCAGCCACccattctcccctctccccccccccccccggaatcaGGACATGGATGGGTGACTATCCTCCTCCACTACTGTGAGTGCCTGCTGCTGTCAAGTGCTCCCCACTGCCTCCTAGTAAGTTTCCCTCATTGGGTTCTTGGCTACCTTACCACCTAATGGCTGGGAGGAGCAGGATTTGCACAGTGGCTCTGGGGGAAGCAATCAGCTTCTGCCACAGTCTCCTGAGGAGCCAGCTAGGCATCCGGAGCTCAGTGGGAACCAGGTGGCAGTTGCAGACTGTCTTCTGTCCTTCCCTTGTGCTAATTAACAATCCTCACCTACAATGTTAGAGCGTCTGGAAACTGTAAAACGGCAGTGAGCGAAGAATTTTCATCTCCTCTAAGCCTGTGCCCACATCCTCTTCCTTGCCCTTGTAGCCTGCTTCCCTTTtatacagtgtgtgtgttttaggtaAAGCACACTTTCGCTTTCAGCAGAGAACTCGTGCCCTTTTTATCAACTGTCTACAGTCCAAGGCAAACAAAGCCAGCTGCTAGTTGATCTGATTAGCTGGAGCTTATTAGCAAAGCTCAGACAGACTTTTGCCCATGTGCTAAGGTCGCTGTGCACAGAGCTGAGCAGTAAAGAGTCAACACTGGGTGAGAGCCCCTTGCCTGATTCTAAGGGGCGCAGTGGCTGCATTGCTGAGTCTTCATTGGTGGAAAGTTGGGGCGGAGGAGGAAACGCCTGCCGCGGTTCCCAGCTGctattttgttttccttcctgAGAGAAGCAGGAACCTGGTGCTGTTCCATCATGGGTGAAACATGGCACCTTGGGTGGGCTGGCCCAGCCTGCCAGCAGAGTCCTAAGAGCAGAGTCTTAGGGTCCGTTGCAGGATCCTAACAGCCAGTgcgatttatttattttgatgtaTCTTTAATCTGCTTTTCCATGCGGCTTACAACACGACAATgaaaaacagacacaacctgaatATCTGACTAGGATGTGGGTGTCCAAATCCCCCCTTAGATACAAAGCAAGCCAGTCAttgcctctcagccttccctgcCCCACAGCCTCAATGTGAGCTCCTTCAAAGAAGGGAAGGAcagtaaatatatataaaaattaaaaagtacaatCAACAAAGAAAAGTGGTTCATGATCTGCGCAACTGACATCACAAACAGAGTGCAAAGTGGTGCAAGGATAGCTTGCCTCGCAAGGGATTGATGTGAGCAAGTGCAGACTTGCCCtaactgaaaaggaatgttgtCTCTAGCATTTTAGCTGGAGGTGATTGAGGCCTTTAAAATAATACTGGTGATTGTATTTATTGCAGTTTCCTCCCTGGGACTTGCGCTCATGACTACAATTTTAGACCACAACACAGTAAGCCATAATGACATAAAACACCGCAAAATGACATTATGTGTAAATTATACAAATGTATATAATACAATGCCCAGTAATTTCTTATTCCCTGGAGTTAAATTTCTTATTCCCAGGCTGGACCAAAAAGTCTTTTTGAGATGGGAAGGGTCAAATATAGAAACTGTTTTGGAGATTATATGCGTTCCACCTTTACAACCCAACTTTTAACTAGCAAGCTACATTGTGCTTTCTAACGGCAACAAAGTTCACGGTGTGGCATTGAGCCATCTCAGTCTTGGCATGTCCTGCATTTCCacacaaggaaggagtgaggcGAGGAGGTAGAGTGTTGGGTTCCTGCCTTCTTTGTGGTTTCTTTTGGAGGGGACAGTGCCAATGTGGCTACTCCTATTATCTGCCCATCTCCTTGAAcaaagagacctgctggatcaggccaaaagcctatctagttcagcttcctgtatctcacagtggctcaccagatgctttagggagcacacaagacaacctgcatcctcttgccactcccgtTCATCTGGCATCCTGAGGACGCCTATttctaaaccaggaggttgcacatggtgTGTGATCTATGAtgggcttttcttccagaaatctgtccaatcccctttttaaggcatctaggcgaggagttgccacattctgtggcaaggagactaatgacatgctgggtcaagaaatatttactgttgtctgttctaactctcccgacactcaatattagtggatgtcccctggttctggggatgtgtgagagggaaaacatcCCACTATCCAtcacctgcatgattttgtacaaTTCAATCTTAATCAATCCGTCCtttcctgtgcctgtctccttgaGTCCTTTCGTGTGCATGGTGTCTGCTTGCTGGGAGAAAAGTAAGATCATGATCCAAGGCATGTCTCCTTTGTGAGAAGGGGTACACCTCTTTCAGCATGGTAGTGATAAAACAGGGCATCTCTTTGCCACCTTGGTGTACACCTCTGGCTTCACAGCGGACTGCAACTTTCCAGCTAATCCGGGTCATTAAACGGGCAAGTTCAAGGTGACGTTCCTCTCCTTTGAGAAGCTCCTGTAAGGCCCCAAGGAACATGGATTCCCATCGATTGATGAAAGCTGCGTAACCTGAGAATCCCAGAGAGAAGAATGTCAAGCACCATGCTTTCGGTTCGCTGGAAAATTCCTTCTAGCACCTGTATTTCTCTGCAGAAATAACCCTCCAGCGCATGAGGCAGAATGCCAAGTGCCCCCACTTAGTCAAGGGTACATAAGCTGCCATGCTTCCTCCCAGTCTTTGAATTTgaaaagaagggaatggagtggaagtggAGATGGTGCTGGAGCAGAATGTCTCCAATGGTCCAGCCCATTGTTCTCCTTCCCTCCACTCCCTGTTCTGCTACATTTCCTCTTCATCCATGGAGCCACAGTGGTGGGCGGGTAGATGGAAGTGATCAATGAGGATCTACagtgctgcctgcctggccggctgCCCCCACCAAGCCTCTGCCCAAGGTACTATCTGGCTTTCTTCTAGGAGACATTAATTGTTCCAAGCTGCAATTAATAACTAGATAATTAACAAAAGATAATGTCATGTTCattcttaggcagcaatcctatacatgctttcttgggaataagctccattgaactcaatggaatatatttcagagtaagcatgcataTCAAGAGTTGGGCTGTTAGCTTTCCTTACCTGGACAAGAGGCAAACATTACTGCTGTGttttctgggagggagagatagtGGGAGAAACTGTCGGTCTGTGGTTCAGCGCTGTCTGTCTCCACCCACACACCCgggtcaattttttttccacGACAGGCCTGGAAGAttgttattaaaaataataaatatgtatcccttccttcctccaaggagctgagggcaTCTTAAACAATTCTTTCCCCTCCTTGACCTCACATTAACCTTTTGAGGTGGGGTAGACAAAGAGATGGTTGCTGGCCCAGCGTCACCCACTCAGTTTGAAAGCTGGAGGATGGGGAAAGGAAGGCTTTCAGAGCTGTCCTGAATGCTGCACAGGGCTTCAcctgcccctggaatggctccggagggcagtggtgccacccccacaaGGCCCACGGGCATGGCACCTGAGCTTTTTGCCCCCCTGCTCCCCACTGATGCTACCTggtaaggggaggcagcatttggtgtgGCAGGGCACAAAAAGGGGGTGGAACGTTTGTCACTGTGCGTGATGctgcaggaggtcttgggcttggCCAGGAAGACGAATTCATGGAGACTAGATGTATCAATGTCTATCAGTGGTGATGGCTAACAACCTCCATGTTTTATTCCATGTTATGCTACGAAATACAAGCTTTTGAGTAGGGGGAACAAgagctgcttgtgggcttcccagaggtcactttggggagctggATGCTGGAAATGATGGGCCTTCGCCCTGATCCTTCTTAGGTTGGGAGTTCTCATTCcatcctcctgctccccacacacacttcccccccttcttcctggcCCACAAATTCAAGCCTTTTTCTTTGCAGTCCTTAGGATCTAAGATCTAGGATCCTAAGAGATCCTAAGGACTCAAATTCAAGCCTTTTTCTTTGCAGTCCTTAGGATCCAGATCTAGGATCTAAGATCTAGGATCCTAAGAGATCCTAAGGACTCAAATTCAAGCCTTTTTCTTTGCAGTCCTTAGGATCCAGATCTAGGATCTAAGATCTAGGATCCTAAGAGATCCTAAGGACTCAAATTCAAGCCTTTTTCTTTGTAGCCCTTAGGACTAGAAAATCCTTAGTTGCAGCCTTAGGGCTGTGATCTTTCAGTTGCAGTCCTTAGgactagaaaaaaatttttttctcctgtaaagAAAGCTTAGATTCTCAAAATGCTCAGCTCTATGCTTGATATTATatgttatgttggcaaccttcagtctcgaaagactatggtattgcgctctgaaaggtggttctggaacagcgtatgACTTGCACATCATAATAGCAGGATATATACAATTCTAGATTTTCCTTTCTGCAGCTATGactcagccactggaaaagactgaAGGTAGATCAAGTGCCGTGCATCTAGGAAATGCAATAAAGTTTATGTAGGAAATTTCTTGGTGGAGAAAAGGAGGGAATTCCTGAAGACAAAGGGGCAAGAAGTCGATACTTCCCCTTTCCTTAACCTTTGGGCACTTGAGTCAGAATGAAACTCAGCTGACTAGTGGCTGGGTGAATGGGTAGTTCCTTAATGTGGATATCCTTTAGTTAGGTAAGAGTCACAGGTGTTTTGAGTAAATTAGCTTTGATACACTGGATGACTGTGCCAAGGTGTGTCTATGACACAGTGAGCAAATTAAATGCTCCAATTCCAGTAGGGTAGCCCCAGGCAGAGAGCCTGTAGCTCAGTGCCAGATCACATACCTTACATGGAAAAAGCCCCAGGTTTTCTCCCTGTCATCTTCAGGTAAGGATAGGACAAGATCCCCCtactggagagctgctaccagttagCGCTGACAGTTCTGAGCTAGACGGCCCAGTATTCTGatagagactgcaatcctaaccacactttcctgagagtaagccccattgaacagaatatggcttacttctgagttgacctggttaggattgtgcccttagtatggcagctttctgtgttagcaaaaaaaaaaaaagtctcccttGTTACTACTATTTTACACGTTAAAGTTAAAATCTCATCGCTCCGAATATTACCTGAATGAAGAAGATTTTGGGCTTTCCAGCCAGTCTGTGACACCTTTGGGGTGATAATGCCTGGAAAATCTGCAAAAGGCGAACAGGTTGGCCTTCACAGTCAAAGATGACCCCTTCCTCTCCGTGACTAGATAGGACGCTTACAAAATAGTCTCCGTGATCCGCGTCGCATTCTAGAAAAGGGAGACAAGAGGCACATCAGCTATCAGTGTGCAAGTCACCTGACAGTCGGCAATCAGGGACtggaccatccatgaggctggctgagtTGGTTGCCTCGGGTGGCATGGTGCCTTTGCagcaactgtcaccctgcacatgcctgatctcatctgatctcggaagctaagcagggtcaggcctggatagtacttggatgggagaccgcctgggaataccgggtgctgtaggcttataccatggtctttcgagactgaaggttgccaaccatggtgcCTTCTTTCTGTCCAGCTACCTGACTCCAGTCTTCTTGCGTCCTGGCATGGAAAAGGAATACGAAGAGGAAGTGGGCaggagaggagtgtggtgggctagagcatctctgctGAGCTGACATCTTTGGGGGAGGAATCACATTTTTTAATTCCCCCTGACATTTAAAAACTTAGCATAAAGTAGTGAATCTGTCCAGTGAGCAAAGGCTGAATTGAAACCTGATGTGTTAGCTTTTAATTTGCAGAAACACACTGGGATTTTGGGGTATTAtatagtaattaaaaaaaaattacctgcaattcaaagtggtacagtcctttTTACTGCCACATTTTACTGCAGGGTTGGCATCACTGGGCATCTTCCACAGGCCCAGGGCTAATCCCAAAGACCATCCCTGTACCCATCGCCTTTGTGGGGTGGCAGCAAAGTGActctttggccgcaatcctaacccattttccagcactgacatcagggcactgcagctccgaggtgaaggaacaaacattcccttactttgaggaggcctctgtgagtaccacccaactgaaggatgcagcacacatcccactagcacagctatgccagtgctggaaagtgggttaggattgcaccctttggggCTCACCTGTCTAGGAAGGGGTCCACAGAGGGCAGGCTTCCAAGGACCCCTCAATCCTAGAGCCAGCCATCCCTGATGGCATGTGTAGACCCAGCCCCGCGAATCCACCCCCTCCAATCATTCCTGCCCAGCAACGATCACCCACCCCCCAAAGAGAGAGTGACACGAAGGCAGAGCCCAGCGCATACCTTTCTTGTAAACGTCTTCTATTTCCTTTGCTGTCAAGTCATAGCACAGTTGCACCTCGTAATTGCAATCAGACAATGTCTTACAGAGCCTCTTGGCCTCCTTCTCGGCCCCCTGCCTGGGCGAGAGCTTCTGGGATGTGCTCCTGTAGAAGTCATAATTGACAATGACAAGAGCGCGGCTCTTTTTCGGACTCATGCTGGCAACGTCTTCGCTGCTACCGGGCGGAGTTGTGTGCCTGAGCGCTGAGCTTTTAAAGGCTGTTGATATGCTCTATGCAATCTTTGCCTGTTGTGACTCAGAAAGAGGTGGGGCGGTTATAAAGAAAATGTTATGTCCTGTTGGATTACGGGACAGGTGTGAGAAAGACTGCTGGTTATACGCTCCTGATTGCAATTATTCATCAAGAAAATGATGAGTGATACACAGGGCTGGTTCACACTTTTTACTACATAGATCTACTCTAAACCCCACTTGCCTCTCCTCCattcacttcctcttctgcactCTTGGCCTCTttgaaatcggggggggggggccaggaggAGAAGAACAATAAGCGGGGTGTGCATTGGGAACCCCCTTGCCAATCCATCACCTGCGTCAGTAGGCCTCAtcaatgggccagccctgtgaaTGAAACCATGATGCATGTACAACAATTCCAGGAGCACAGTGGCACCCACCttctggcttcctttggaggaaagaGCACTGGTGACTTCTAGTGTGTCTGCCATGTTTGCTTTCagatgcaatcctaagcacactatcctgggagtaagccccactgaatacaatggggcttaattccaaGTAGacgtgcagaggattgggctgttagttacaaATATCCATTAGTTGGAGAGGTGAATTATTCCAAGGGTAGGTCCTCACTTACAGTGCTCCCGGTTTGCATGTACAATgttccaggttcaatttctgATATCTCTAAGGATGGGCTTGGAAATAGCCCTGGGCAGCTGGTGCCAGTTAATTTTGACAAGTTCTAAGCGGGAGGGTCAGGGATGTGATTCAGGAGAAAGTAGTTTCCTTTGGCCACTGCTGGTAGTGGAAACACAAGCCTGTTTTGCAAGCCCTTCTCAAGGGAGTTGCATTGGCACTTTCTCCTTTTTCTAGGGGATCCTTGATGGGTGGAAGAAGGAGCGCTGGTGGGGAGGGGTTGCCAGGTTGCAATGGCCAGTGTAAAAATTGTGCTCTGTTTGCTTTTCACACTCAGAACCCCAGCTGAAGCACTGGCAACTGTAAAGGCCAATGCAAGGCTGGAATTCATCTCCTGTAACCATCAGCCGACTACTTTGGATCTCCCAGGGAGCTTTGggtctcctgggagctgcctgtGTACTCACTGAGCTGTTCCCATAAGAAGCCAGGAGAATTTGGACTCAGAACAAAGACCTCAGCCACTGCACCTGCCGATTTTATGAGAACAGGGCAATAAGACCTGTGTCAGCTTCCAAGTCCCTGGCTATATTTGTGCTTCATGTGTACCAATTAAGCTGTACTTGCTAGATAGCCCCTCTCCCTAATGAGGGGAACATGTCTTGCTGACATCAGTCCAGCCGGTTATCCCTGTACGTGTTTGATAACAGACGATGTGACTCAAGTAATAGTTTGCTATATATCATTTTGCTGTCACTAGTTTATTCCATACTAATAAGCACTGATTTTCCAAGAAGTGAGCGCCCAGCCTATATAATCTTGCTATGACTTAGCTCATGAGAGAGATGTGACTTTCAACACTAGCACACCACTGTGTCGCTCTGTGAGCCTACCTGATAATACTTTGTAAGTTTTGCTGTGCTTTATATCAGCagtgcccaaactttttagcacaaggacccacctAGGCtgaccagatttttttaaaaaggtaatctagaaataaataaatatatgcataCGATATACtactatataaatataaataaaaatatacaataaaaataataatatataaataaaaagtacatctctaagaaatatatatataagaccttcaaactttatctctctatatttatacatgcttgcaaactgcaggagctcagcctcttgcagggcagttagtagctatcttgcaaactgcaggagctgagctctttgcagggtaattagcagctacagtatctgatttttgacctcaggacttgaggcagttagttatccgATCTTTCGATCACCCATTAGCagcccaccaaaaaccaggtggcaatccaccagtgggtcccaatccacagtttgggagccactgctttaTATGCTCTGTTTTGGACTTAAAAGAAATAAAGTGCCTTTGCATTCTGATCCTGGGTTGAGCATATTTCTTCCTTTTATCCCAACGAACTCCCAGCTTGCAGCTAGAGCCAGAGTACATTGCTGCAATAAtgaccccccccttcccttctttttctgGGAAATGAcaggcagaagagaaagtgaaGCAAAGTAAAGCGAGGTTATAAAACTCCACTTTGTGGGAGAAACGACGATGATGATAGACAAACATCCTGTTCACACCCCACATGCCCAGTCACGACTTAAGCAAAGTCTACACAGCTGGTGATATGTGCAGAGCTTGGACTACTGTGAATCAGGCCATAAATAAcaggaaaagccccccccccccaaaaaaaaagtgctcCAAGGTTATTTAAATATTAACAAGTGATATGCCCTGTGCATTCAATAGCATATCCTTCAAAGGTAGCCAGCTTTAGCTTTTGCTATCGAGACAGAGCAAGATTCTGTCTTTGCTCAGAGAAAAACATACCATCATTGAAATGCATTATATACCATGCAGATACAATGCCATTATTTAGGTTAAAAACAACAGTTCAAGGCTACCCCTGAGGAGGGCTGTAGTTCAGGTTCAGCACCTGTTTTGTATGCAAAAATTCCCAGGTGTAATCTTTGGTATCTCCaattagggctgggaaagacaccgTGCAGAACCTTTTGGCCAGTGGGGCCAAAAAACTTGATACAAGGAAGGCACCTTCATTCATAGGATTTCTACCCCACTTCTCCATCACGCattggggcacccaaggtggctaaccatttaaaaacacaatacaggtaaaaaattaaaacaatactaaaacattgaTACAttccagttggcatccttcagtctcagaagactatggtattgcgctctgaatggtggttctggaacagagtgtcgtctccagtgcg
The sequence above is a segment of the Tiliqua scincoides isolate rTilSci1 chromosome 11, rTilSci1.hap2, whole genome shotgun sequence genome. Coding sequences within it:
- the LOC136662466 gene encoding caspase-3-like, producing the protein MSPKKSRALVIVNYDFYRSTSQKLSPRQGAEKEAKRLCKTLSDCNYEVQLCYDLTAKEIEDVYKKECDADHGDYFVSVLSSHGEEGVIFDCEGQPVRLLQIFQALSPQRCHRLAGKPKIFFIQACRGKKIDPGVWVETDSAEPQTDSFSHYLSLPENTAVMFASCPGYAAFINRWESMFLGALQELLKGEERHLELARLMTRISWKVAVRCEARGVHQGGKEMPCFITTMLKEVYPFSQRRHALDHDLTFLPASRHHAHERTQGDRHRKGRID